A genomic region of Papaver somniferum cultivar HN1 chromosome 7, ASM357369v1, whole genome shotgun sequence contains the following coding sequences:
- the LOC113298872 gene encoding chlorophyll(ide) b reductase NOL, chloroplastic-like, with amino-acid sequence MASLHFPAMSTSSSPRCQALLVSSLSKPLIPSNHFHGFMISRQIIRNIGFHYARTVRSHSRIRAEVLEENREPMVPPYNVLITGSTKGIGYALAKEFLKAGDNVLICSRSAERVESAVQNLRKEFGDQHVWGTTCDVRKGEDVNALVAFGCSKPKSIDIWINNAGSNAYSFKPLAETSDEDLIEVVTTNTLGLMICCREAIKLMLNQPRGGHIFNIDGAGSDGRPTPRFAAYGATKRSVVHLTKSLQAELQMQDVKNVVVHNLSPGMVTTDLLMSGATTKQAKFFINILAEPAEVVAEYLVPNIRSIPTNGSTKPTYIRFLTGLKAYSQIFSRFAFGARRNRYVLEE; translated from the exons ATGGCTTCCCTCCATTTTCCCGCAATGTCCACTTCCTCCTCTCCGAGATGCCAAGCCCTCCTAGTTTCTTCTCTTTCAAAACCCCTAATCCCATCGAATCACTTTCATGGCTTTATGATTTCACGCCAAATTATCCGAAACATAGGTTTTCACTATGCTCGTACCGTAAGGAGTCATTCAAGAATTAGGGCAGAAGTATTGGAGGAGAATAGAGAACCCATGGTTCCACCTTACAATGTTTTGATTACTGGCTCAACGAAAG GAATTGGATATGCACTTGCTAAAGAGTTTTTGAAGGCAGGCGACAATGTACTAATTTGCTCAAGATCAG CTGAGCGGGTGGAATCTGCAGTTCAGAACCTACGGAAAGAGTTTGGGGATCAACATGTGTGG ggcacaacctgtgatgttagAAAAGGGGAGGATGTCAATGCATTAGTGGCCTTTGGTTGTAGCAAACCTAAAAGCATAGATATATGG ATCAATAATGCAGGATCAAATGCTTACAGCTTTAAGCCATTAGCTGAAACGTCAGATGAAGATCTTAT TGAAGTCGTAACGACGAATACTCTTGGGTTGATGATATGTTGTAGAGAG GCAATAAAGTTGATGCTCAATCAGCCTCGAGGAGGTCATATATTTAACATTGATGGAGCTGGTTCAGATGGAAGGCCAACTCCAAG ATTTGCTGCATACGGGGCTACGAAGCGCAGTGTGGTGCATCTCACAAAGTCATTACAG GCTGAACTGCAGATGCAAGATGTTAAAAATGTAGTGGTGCATAACCTTTCG CCGGGGATGGTTACAACTGATCTTCTTATGTCTGGGGCCACGACGAAGCAG GCTAAGTTTTTCATTAACATCCTGGCAGAACCAGCTGAAGTG GTTGCGGAATATCTTGTTCCAAACATCAGATCCATCCCTACCAATGGATCTACAAAGCCCACTTACATTCGTTTCCTCACTGGGTTGAAAGCCTACTCACAGATATTCTCA AGGTTCGCATTTGGTGCCAGAAGAAATAGATATGTGTTAGAAGAATGA